The following are encoded in a window of Gossypium raimondii isolate GPD5lz chromosome 13, ASM2569854v1, whole genome shotgun sequence genomic DNA:
- the LOC128036042 gene encoding tropinone reductase homolog At1g07440-like isoform X1 — protein MNVSKMGEAGVFSKMESSRWSLQGMTALVTGGTKGLGHAIVEELAGFGAIVHTCSRTETELNNCLLEWKAKGFRVTGSVCDVSDQTQRENLLNTVSSEFNGKLNILINNVGTNTAKSVTDYTAEDVSFMTSTNFESAFNISVLAYPLLKASNAGSVVFMSSMASLLPAYSGAIYASNKAAMNQLAKYLSCDWARDNIRVNAILPSVVKTALLEKYFEANKEGLEATLNRTPLGRLGQPKEVSAMVAFLCLPAASYVTGQVICVDGGMSVNGLFFPK, from the exons atgaatgtaagTAAAATGGGTGAAGCAGGGGTTTTTAGCAAAATGGAGTCTTCAAGATGGAGTCTTCAAGGCATGACTGCACTTGTTACTGGTGGAACCAAAGGGCTCGG GCATGCAATTGTGGAGGAATTAGCTGGATTCGGAGCGATTGTGCATACATGCTCTCGAACTGAAACCGAGCTCAACAATTGCTTACTCGAATGGAAAGCAAAGGGTTTTCGGGTTACAGGTTCGGTGTGTGATGTTTCAGATCAAACTCAAAGGGAGAATCTGTTAAACACTGTTTCCTCAGAATTCAACGGGAAGCTTAACATCCTG ATAAATAATGTAGGAACGAATACAGCGAAATCGGTGACGGATTACACGGCGGAAGATGTTTCGTTTATGACGAGCACCAACTTCGAATCGGCTTTTAACATTAGTGTGTTGGCATATCCCCTTTTAAAAGCTTCAAATGCTGGAAGCGTTGTGTTTATGTCTTCAATGGCTAGTCTATTACCAGCATACTCTGGGGCTATATATGCTTCCAACAAAG CTGCCATGAACCAGCTTGCGAAATACCTGTCATGTGATTGGGCAAGAGATAATATTAGGGTTAATGCTATTTTACCTTCGGTCGTCAAAACAGCCCTCCTTGAAAAG TATTTCGAAGCTAATAAAGAAGGATTAGAGGCAACCCTAAACCGAACACCATTAGGACGGCTTGGACAGCCAAAGGAAGTGTCAGCTATGGTGGCTTTCCTGTGCCTACCAGCGGCTTCATATGTAACGGGGCAGGTTATTTGTGTTGATGGTGGGATGAGCGTGAATGGCCTCTTCTTTCCTAAGTAA
- the LOC128036042 gene encoding tropinone reductase homolog At1g07440-like isoform X2 — MNVSKMGEAGVFSKMESSRWSLQGMTALVTGGTKGLGHAIVEELAGFGAIVHTCSRTETELNNCLLEWKAKGFRVTGSVCDVSDQTQRENLLNTVSSEFNGKLNILINNVGTNTAKSVTDYTAEDVSFMTSTNFESAFNISVLAYPLLKASNAGSVVFMSSMASLLPAYSGAIYASNKAAMNQLAKYLSCDWARDNIRVNAILPSVVKTALLEKELIIELK, encoded by the exons atgaatgtaagTAAAATGGGTGAAGCAGGGGTTTTTAGCAAAATGGAGTCTTCAAGATGGAGTCTTCAAGGCATGACTGCACTTGTTACTGGTGGAACCAAAGGGCTCGG GCATGCAATTGTGGAGGAATTAGCTGGATTCGGAGCGATTGTGCATACATGCTCTCGAACTGAAACCGAGCTCAACAATTGCTTACTCGAATGGAAAGCAAAGGGTTTTCGGGTTACAGGTTCGGTGTGTGATGTTTCAGATCAAACTCAAAGGGAGAATCTGTTAAACACTGTTTCCTCAGAATTCAACGGGAAGCTTAACATCCTG ATAAATAATGTAGGAACGAATACAGCGAAATCGGTGACGGATTACACGGCGGAAGATGTTTCGTTTATGACGAGCACCAACTTCGAATCGGCTTTTAACATTAGTGTGTTGGCATATCCCCTTTTAAAAGCTTCAAATGCTGGAAGCGTTGTGTTTATGTCTTCAATGGCTAGTCTATTACCAGCATACTCTGGGGCTATATATGCTTCCAACAAAG CTGCCATGAACCAGCTTGCGAAATACCTGTCATGTGATTGGGCAAGAGATAATATTAGGGTTAATGCTATTTTACCTTCGGTCGTCAAAACAGCCCTCCTTGAAAAG GAACTTATAATTGAACTCAAATGA
- the LOC105781854 gene encoding tropinone reductase homolog At1g07440, producing MNVSKMGEAGVFSKMGEAGVFSKMESSRWSLQGMTALVTGGTKGLGHAIVEELAGFGAIVHTCSRTETELNNCLLEWKAKGFRVTGSVCDVSDQTQREKLLNTVSSEFNGKLNILINNVGTNTTKLVTDYTAEDVSSLTSTNFESAFNISVLAYPLLKASSAGSVVFMSSIASLLPAYFGAIYASNKAAMSQLAKYLSCDWARDNIRVNAVLPSVVKTALLEKYFEVNKEGLEVTLNRTPLGRLGQPKEVSAMVAFLCLPAASYVTGQVICVDGGMSVNGLFFPK from the exons atgaatGTAAGCAAAATGGGTGAAGCAGGGGTTTTTAGCAAAATGGGTGAAGCAGGGGTTTTTAGCAAAATGGAGTCTTCAAGATGGAGTCTTCAAGGCATGACTGCACTTGTTACTGGTGGAACCAAAGGGCTCGG GCATGCAATTGTGGAGGAATTAGCTGGATTCGGAGCGATTGTGCATACATGCTCTCGAACTGAAACCGAGCTCAACAATTGCTTACTCGAATGGAAAGCAAAGGGTTTTCGGGTTACAGGTTCGGTGTGTGATGTTTCAGATCAAACTCAAAGGGAGAAGCTGTTAAACACTGTTTCCTCAGAATTCAACGGGAAGCTTAACATCCTG ATAAATAACGTGGGAACGAATACAACGAAATTGGTGACGGATTACACGGCGGAAGATGTTTCGTCTTTGACGAGCACCAACTTCGAATCGGCTTTTAACATTAGTGTGTTGGCATATCCCCTTTTAAAAGCTTCAAGTGCTGGAAGCGTTGTGTTTATGTCTTCAATTGCTAGTCTATTACCCGCATACTTTGGGGCTATATATGCTTCCAACAAAG CTGCCATGAGCCAGCTTGCGAAATACTTGTCATGTGATTGGGCAAGAGATAATATTAGGGTTAATGCTGTTTTACCTTCGGTCGTCAAAACAGCCCTCCTTGAAAAG TATTTCGAAGTTAATAAAGAAGGATTAGAGGTAACCCTAAACCGAACACCATTAGGACGGCTTGGACAGCCGAAGGAAGTGTCAGCTATGGTGGCTTTCCTGTGCCTACCGGCGGCTTCATATGTAACGGGGCAGGTTATTTGTGTTGATGGTGGGATGAGCGTGAATGGCCTCTTCTTTCCTAAGTAA
- the LOC105781849 gene encoding uncharacterized protein LOC105781849 isoform X1, which translates to MSGGFFRGTSADQDTRFSNKQAKLLKSQKFAPELEHLVDMTKVKMDVIRPWIATRVTELLGFEDEVLINFIYGLLDGKEVNGKQVQISLTGFMEKNTGKFMKELWSLLLSAQRNASGVPQQFLDAKEEETRKKKAESDRIANEIQKKKDKESRENEQNRLGKMDDGDEIKAGDTELDPSSKNMLPTKGSRARPEDERDADQRNGVGRNRSRSQSVSRSFSNSRSYSDGKQKFRSVSRSPESRRCSVSSDRMHPSPRRRSSTPRSRHSPSFSRSPVRRRPSYYRRRSPERRRPSYSRRRSQSRSPYRRGSPTPVRRRSRSPYRRRSPTPVHRRSRSPIRRYRSPSPITRRRSPLSIRRRRSPSLVRRRRSPSPMLHGSRSPVRRRSPSPIRRKSPLPVRRRSPSPLRRRSPPPMRRRSPSPVQQRHRRSSSPRRRRSPPSSRRSVTPSRGKSPSPYQSSSMSPVQRRSSSPVRRSPKGQRSPSLSQGGQRMRRNLSPVGHNHSSMRSTRIDRMDQSDTDDKVPGLSPPLNKSPLSKSPSHVRHRSGSEDRRLSSPYGSPPRQRKARIARDDSFSPEQKPRELKGHRDGQGTGRRNETSESRHSPPISRQRVSPRKVHTPERLAGSRSIDSRSRLDNVESRKKDLETKSKRSSGEGVHSGTDRQRSPAISEDSFQGEKQSRSRLREGKRSDERSCSHKNTKDSDEHHKVETSPVLLEKVDYSNRGSDSDSKGSDKRRTKHKDGKRKHKRSERRKVTSDDDDSSYDSEIDDRKEAKRRKKEEKRLRKEEKRKRSEERRRKREARRAEKLKTKRHDDDSSSDGEHAGTGKSRPGDDEEAETEQKKLEIELRKKALESLKAKKGISH; encoded by the exons ATGTCGGGCGGATTTTTCcgg GGTACTTCGGCCGATCAAGATACTCGGTTCTCTAATAAGCAGGCGAAGCTACTGAAATCGCAGAAATTTGCTCCCGAATTGGAGCATCTG gttGATATGACAAAGGTTAAGATGGATGTTATTAGACCTTGGATTGCTACTAGGGTAACTGAGCTTCTTGGTTTTGAAGATGAAGTTCTTATTAACTTCATTTACGGTCTTCTTGATGGGAAG GAAGTTAATGGCAAGCAAGTTCAGATATCCCTCACTGGATTCATGGAGAAGAATACTGGGAAGTTTATGAAAGAGCTTTGGTCTCTTCTACTTAGTGCACAAAGGAATGCAAGTGGTGTTCCCCAACAGTTCTTGGAtgccaaagaagaagaaactagGAAGAAAAAG GCAGAGTCGGATCGGATTGCGAACGAGATTCAGAAGAAAAAAGACAAGGAAAGTAgagaaaatgaacaaaatagaTTGGGGAAAATG GACGATGGGGATGAAATCAAGGCTGGTGATACAGAGTTGGATCCGTCCTCAAAGAATATGCTGCCAACAAAGGGTTCACGTGCACGCCCCGAGGATGAGAGAGATGCTGACCAAAGGAATGGTGTTGGAAGGAATAG ATCGCGTTCTCAATCAGTCAGCAGATCGTTTTCTAATTCGAGAAGCTATTCAGA TGGCAAACAGAAGTTTAGGAGTGTATCTAGATCACCTGAATCACGGCGATGCTCCGTTTCCTCTGATAGGATGCATCCATCTCCTAGAAGGCGATCTTCAACTCCTCGATCCAGGCATTCACCTTCCTTCTCACGCTCTCCTGTAAGACGAAGACCATCTTATTACAGGCGAAGGTCTCCTGAAAGACGAAGACCATCTTACTCTAGGCGTAGATCTCAGTCTCGTTCTCCTTATCGGCGCGGGTCACCTACACCTGTGCGCCGTAGATCTCGTTCTCCTTATCGGCGCAGGTCACCTACACCTGTGCACCGTAGATCTCGTTCACCCATCCGACGTTATAGATCACCATCACCTATTACACGTCGTAGATCACCATTGTCCATTCGACGTCGCAGATCACCATCTCTTGTACGGCGTCGTAGGTCTCCCTCACCTATGCTCCATGGATCTCGTTCCCCTGTGCGTCGCAGATCTCCTTCACCTATACGTCGTAAATCCCCATTGCCTGTGCGCCGTAGGTCTCCATCACCTCTACGACGAAGATCACCACCTCCCATGCGACGTAGATCACCTTCTCCTGTGCAACAGCGACACCGCAGATCTTCATCCCCACGGCGACGTAGATCACCCCCTTCCAGCCGTAGGTCAGTAACTCCTTCCCGTGGTAAGTCTCCGTCACCTTATCAATCAAGTTCTATGTCTCCTGTGCAACGTAGATCTTCTTCACCAGTTAGGAGGTCTCCAAAGGGACAAAGATCACCTTCTCTTTCTCAAGGAGGACAGCG AATGCGTCGGAATTTGTCTCCTGTGGGACATAACCACTCTAGTATGAGGTCCACACGTATAGATCGTATGGATCAGAGTGATACAGATGATAAAGTGCCTGGTTTATCACCACCCCTGAATAAGTCTCCTCTCTCCAAATCCCCATCACATGTGAGGCACCGATCTGGAAGTGAAGATAGGAG GTTGTCAAGTCCATATGGAAGTCCCCCGAGGCAGAGGAAGGCCCGAATTGCTCGTGATGATAGCTTTAGTCCTGAACAGAAACCAAGAGAACTGAAAGGTCATCGGGACGGTCAAGGAACGGGGAGAAGAAATGAAACCAGTGAAAGCAG GCATTCACCGCCGATCAGTAGGCAAAGGGTTTCTCCTAGGAAGGTTCATACTCCTGAACGATTGGCAGGCAGTCGGTCTATAGACTCTCGGAGTCGGCTTGATAACGTTGAATCGAGAAAGAAAGACCTTGAAACAAAGAG CAAAAGGTCTTCCGGAGAAGGTGTTCATTCAGGAACTGATCGACAGCGATCACCAGCAATATCGGAGGACTCGTTTCAAGGTGAGAAGCAAAGTAGATCACGCTTGAGAGAAGGAAAAAGATCTGATGAAAGAAGTTGTTCCCATAAAAACACAAAGGACAGTGATGAACACCACAAAGTAGAAACTTCACCTGTGTTGCTTGAAAAGGTTGATTATAGTAACCGTGGTTCTGATTCAGATTCCAAGGGAAGTGATAAGCGCAGAACTAAGCACAAGGATGGTAAGAGAAAGCATAAACGGTCCGAGAGGCGTAAAGTCACTTCAGACGACGATGATTCTAGTTACGATTCCGAAATCGATGACAGGAAAGAAGCTAAGAGgaggaaaaaggaagaaaagagattaagaaaggaagaaaaacgTAAACGTAGCGAGGAACGGCGTCGCAAAAGAGAAGCACGGCGTGCAGAGAAGCTCAAAACAAAACGTCACGACGATGATTCTAGTTCAGATGGAGAGCATGCAGGAACTGGAAAGTCTCGTCCAGGTGATGACGAGGAGGCAGAAACTGAACAGAAGAAGCTTGAGATCGAGTTGAGGAAGAAGGCTCTTGAATCGCTCAAAGCAAAGAAGGGTATCAGTCACTGa
- the LOC105781849 gene encoding uncharacterized protein LOC105781849 isoform X2: MSGGFFRGTSADQDTRFSNKQAKLLKSQKFAPELEHLVDMTKVKMDVIRPWIATRVTELLGFEDEVLINFIYGLLDGKEVNGKQVQISLTGFMEKNTGKFMKELWSLLLSAQRNASGVPQQFLDAKEEETRKKKAESDRIANEIQKKKDKESRENEQNRLGKMDDGDEIKAGDTELDPSSKNMLPTKGSRARPEDERDADQRNGVGRNRSRSQSVSRSFSNSRSYSDGKQKFRSVSRSPESRRCSVSSDRMHPSPRRRSSTPRSRHSPSFSRSPVRRRPSYYRRRSPERRRPSYSRRRSQSRSPYRRGSPTPVRRRSRSPYRRRSPTPVHRRSRSPIRRYRSPSPITRRRSPLSIRRRRSPSLVRRRRSPSPMLHGSRSPVRRRSPSPIRRKSPLPVRRRSPSPLRRRSPPPMRRRSPSPVQQRHRRSSSPRRRRSPPSSRRSVTPSRGKSPSPYQSSSMSPVQRRSSSPVRRSPKGQRSPSLSQGGQRMRRNLSPVGHNHSSMRSTRIDRMDQSDTDDKVPGLSPPLNKSPLSKSPSHVRHRSGSEDRRLSSPYGSPPRQRKARIARDDSFSPEQKPRELKGHRDGQGTGRRNETSESRHSPPISRQRVSPRKVHTPERLAGSRSIDSRSRLDNVESRKKDLETKRSSGEGVHSGTDRQRSPAISEDSFQGEKQSRSRLREGKRSDERSCSHKNTKDSDEHHKVETSPVLLEKVDYSNRGSDSDSKGSDKRRTKHKDGKRKHKRSERRKVTSDDDDSSYDSEIDDRKEAKRRKKEEKRLRKEEKRKRSEERRRKREARRAEKLKTKRHDDDSSSDGEHAGTGKSRPGDDEEAETEQKKLEIELRKKALESLKAKKGISH; the protein is encoded by the exons ATGTCGGGCGGATTTTTCcgg GGTACTTCGGCCGATCAAGATACTCGGTTCTCTAATAAGCAGGCGAAGCTACTGAAATCGCAGAAATTTGCTCCCGAATTGGAGCATCTG gttGATATGACAAAGGTTAAGATGGATGTTATTAGACCTTGGATTGCTACTAGGGTAACTGAGCTTCTTGGTTTTGAAGATGAAGTTCTTATTAACTTCATTTACGGTCTTCTTGATGGGAAG GAAGTTAATGGCAAGCAAGTTCAGATATCCCTCACTGGATTCATGGAGAAGAATACTGGGAAGTTTATGAAAGAGCTTTGGTCTCTTCTACTTAGTGCACAAAGGAATGCAAGTGGTGTTCCCCAACAGTTCTTGGAtgccaaagaagaagaaactagGAAGAAAAAG GCAGAGTCGGATCGGATTGCGAACGAGATTCAGAAGAAAAAAGACAAGGAAAGTAgagaaaatgaacaaaatagaTTGGGGAAAATG GACGATGGGGATGAAATCAAGGCTGGTGATACAGAGTTGGATCCGTCCTCAAAGAATATGCTGCCAACAAAGGGTTCACGTGCACGCCCCGAGGATGAGAGAGATGCTGACCAAAGGAATGGTGTTGGAAGGAATAG ATCGCGTTCTCAATCAGTCAGCAGATCGTTTTCTAATTCGAGAAGCTATTCAGA TGGCAAACAGAAGTTTAGGAGTGTATCTAGATCACCTGAATCACGGCGATGCTCCGTTTCCTCTGATAGGATGCATCCATCTCCTAGAAGGCGATCTTCAACTCCTCGATCCAGGCATTCACCTTCCTTCTCACGCTCTCCTGTAAGACGAAGACCATCTTATTACAGGCGAAGGTCTCCTGAAAGACGAAGACCATCTTACTCTAGGCGTAGATCTCAGTCTCGTTCTCCTTATCGGCGCGGGTCACCTACACCTGTGCGCCGTAGATCTCGTTCTCCTTATCGGCGCAGGTCACCTACACCTGTGCACCGTAGATCTCGTTCACCCATCCGACGTTATAGATCACCATCACCTATTACACGTCGTAGATCACCATTGTCCATTCGACGTCGCAGATCACCATCTCTTGTACGGCGTCGTAGGTCTCCCTCACCTATGCTCCATGGATCTCGTTCCCCTGTGCGTCGCAGATCTCCTTCACCTATACGTCGTAAATCCCCATTGCCTGTGCGCCGTAGGTCTCCATCACCTCTACGACGAAGATCACCACCTCCCATGCGACGTAGATCACCTTCTCCTGTGCAACAGCGACACCGCAGATCTTCATCCCCACGGCGACGTAGATCACCCCCTTCCAGCCGTAGGTCAGTAACTCCTTCCCGTGGTAAGTCTCCGTCACCTTATCAATCAAGTTCTATGTCTCCTGTGCAACGTAGATCTTCTTCACCAGTTAGGAGGTCTCCAAAGGGACAAAGATCACCTTCTCTTTCTCAAGGAGGACAGCG AATGCGTCGGAATTTGTCTCCTGTGGGACATAACCACTCTAGTATGAGGTCCACACGTATAGATCGTATGGATCAGAGTGATACAGATGATAAAGTGCCTGGTTTATCACCACCCCTGAATAAGTCTCCTCTCTCCAAATCCCCATCACATGTGAGGCACCGATCTGGAAGTGAAGATAGGAG GTTGTCAAGTCCATATGGAAGTCCCCCGAGGCAGAGGAAGGCCCGAATTGCTCGTGATGATAGCTTTAGTCCTGAACAGAAACCAAGAGAACTGAAAGGTCATCGGGACGGTCAAGGAACGGGGAGAAGAAATGAAACCAGTGAAAGCAG GCATTCACCGCCGATCAGTAGGCAAAGGGTTTCTCCTAGGAAGGTTCATACTCCTGAACGATTGGCAGGCAGTCGGTCTATAGACTCTCGGAGTCGGCTTGATAACGTTGAATCGAGAAAGAAAGACCTTGAAACAAAGAG GTCTTCCGGAGAAGGTGTTCATTCAGGAACTGATCGACAGCGATCACCAGCAATATCGGAGGACTCGTTTCAAGGTGAGAAGCAAAGTAGATCACGCTTGAGAGAAGGAAAAAGATCTGATGAAAGAAGTTGTTCCCATAAAAACACAAAGGACAGTGATGAACACCACAAAGTAGAAACTTCACCTGTGTTGCTTGAAAAGGTTGATTATAGTAACCGTGGTTCTGATTCAGATTCCAAGGGAAGTGATAAGCGCAGAACTAAGCACAAGGATGGTAAGAGAAAGCATAAACGGTCCGAGAGGCGTAAAGTCACTTCAGACGACGATGATTCTAGTTACGATTCCGAAATCGATGACAGGAAAGAAGCTAAGAGgaggaaaaaggaagaaaagagattaagaaaggaagaaaaacgTAAACGTAGCGAGGAACGGCGTCGCAAAAGAGAAGCACGGCGTGCAGAGAAGCTCAAAACAAAACGTCACGACGATGATTCTAGTTCAGATGGAGAGCATGCAGGAACTGGAAAGTCTCGTCCAGGTGATGACGAGGAGGCAGAAACTGAACAGAAGAAGCTTGAGATCGAGTTGAGGAAGAAGGCTCTTGAATCGCTCAAAGCAAAGAAGGGTATCAGTCACTGa
- the LOC105781849 gene encoding uncharacterized protein LOC105781849 isoform X3, whose amino-acid sequence MAFYHTIGLLTLTCKLEVQACYLFHVCGILRLCIKIVWMGSLFLPNGSRSQSVSRSFSNSRSYSDGKQKFRSVSRSPESRRCSVSSDRMHPSPRRRSSTPRSRHSPSFSRSPVRRRPSYYRRRSPERRRPSYSRRRSQSRSPYRRGSPTPVRRRSRSPYRRRSPTPVHRRSRSPIRRYRSPSPITRRRSPLSIRRRRSPSLVRRRRSPSPMLHGSRSPVRRRSPSPIRRKSPLPVRRRSPSPLRRRSPPPMRRRSPSPVQQRHRRSSSPRRRRSPPSSRRSVTPSRGKSPSPYQSSSMSPVQRRSSSPVRRSPKGQRSPSLSQGGQRMRRNLSPVGHNHSSMRSTRIDRMDQSDTDDKVPGLSPPLNKSPLSKSPSHVRHRSGSEDRRLSSPYGSPPRQRKARIARDDSFSPEQKPRELKGHRDGQGTGRRNETSESRHSPPISRQRVSPRKVHTPERLAGSRSIDSRSRLDNVESRKKDLETKSKRSSGEGVHSGTDRQRSPAISEDSFQGEKQSRSRLREGKRSDERSCSHKNTKDSDEHHKVETSPVLLEKVDYSNRGSDSDSKGSDKRRTKHKDGKRKHKRSERRKVTSDDDDSSYDSEIDDRKEAKRRKKEEKRLRKEEKRKRSEERRRKREARRAEKLKTKRHDDDSSSDGEHAGTGKSRPGDDEEAETEQKKLEIELRKKALESLKAKKGISH is encoded by the exons ATGGCTTTTTATCATACTATAGGGCTGCTTACCCTCACTTGCAAGTTGGAAGTCCAAGCTTGTTACCTATTTCACGTTTGTGGAATTTTGAGATTGTGCATTAAAATTGTTTGGATGGGTAGCCTTTTCTTACCAAATGG ATCGCGTTCTCAATCAGTCAGCAGATCGTTTTCTAATTCGAGAAGCTATTCAGA TGGCAAACAGAAGTTTAGGAGTGTATCTAGATCACCTGAATCACGGCGATGCTCCGTTTCCTCTGATAGGATGCATCCATCTCCTAGAAGGCGATCTTCAACTCCTCGATCCAGGCATTCACCTTCCTTCTCACGCTCTCCTGTAAGACGAAGACCATCTTATTACAGGCGAAGGTCTCCTGAAAGACGAAGACCATCTTACTCTAGGCGTAGATCTCAGTCTCGTTCTCCTTATCGGCGCGGGTCACCTACACCTGTGCGCCGTAGATCTCGTTCTCCTTATCGGCGCAGGTCACCTACACCTGTGCACCGTAGATCTCGTTCACCCATCCGACGTTATAGATCACCATCACCTATTACACGTCGTAGATCACCATTGTCCATTCGACGTCGCAGATCACCATCTCTTGTACGGCGTCGTAGGTCTCCCTCACCTATGCTCCATGGATCTCGTTCCCCTGTGCGTCGCAGATCTCCTTCACCTATACGTCGTAAATCCCCATTGCCTGTGCGCCGTAGGTCTCCATCACCTCTACGACGAAGATCACCACCTCCCATGCGACGTAGATCACCTTCTCCTGTGCAACAGCGACACCGCAGATCTTCATCCCCACGGCGACGTAGATCACCCCCTTCCAGCCGTAGGTCAGTAACTCCTTCCCGTGGTAAGTCTCCGTCACCTTATCAATCAAGTTCTATGTCTCCTGTGCAACGTAGATCTTCTTCACCAGTTAGGAGGTCTCCAAAGGGACAAAGATCACCTTCTCTTTCTCAAGGAGGACAGCG AATGCGTCGGAATTTGTCTCCTGTGGGACATAACCACTCTAGTATGAGGTCCACACGTATAGATCGTATGGATCAGAGTGATACAGATGATAAAGTGCCTGGTTTATCACCACCCCTGAATAAGTCTCCTCTCTCCAAATCCCCATCACATGTGAGGCACCGATCTGGAAGTGAAGATAGGAG GTTGTCAAGTCCATATGGAAGTCCCCCGAGGCAGAGGAAGGCCCGAATTGCTCGTGATGATAGCTTTAGTCCTGAACAGAAACCAAGAGAACTGAAAGGTCATCGGGACGGTCAAGGAACGGGGAGAAGAAATGAAACCAGTGAAAGCAG GCATTCACCGCCGATCAGTAGGCAAAGGGTTTCTCCTAGGAAGGTTCATACTCCTGAACGATTGGCAGGCAGTCGGTCTATAGACTCTCGGAGTCGGCTTGATAACGTTGAATCGAGAAAGAAAGACCTTGAAACAAAGAG CAAAAGGTCTTCCGGAGAAGGTGTTCATTCAGGAACTGATCGACAGCGATCACCAGCAATATCGGAGGACTCGTTTCAAGGTGAGAAGCAAAGTAGATCACGCTTGAGAGAAGGAAAAAGATCTGATGAAAGAAGTTGTTCCCATAAAAACACAAAGGACAGTGATGAACACCACAAAGTAGAAACTTCACCTGTGTTGCTTGAAAAGGTTGATTATAGTAACCGTGGTTCTGATTCAGATTCCAAGGGAAGTGATAAGCGCAGAACTAAGCACAAGGATGGTAAGAGAAAGCATAAACGGTCCGAGAGGCGTAAAGTCACTTCAGACGACGATGATTCTAGTTACGATTCCGAAATCGATGACAGGAAAGAAGCTAAGAGgaggaaaaaggaagaaaagagattaagaaaggaagaaaaacgTAAACGTAGCGAGGAACGGCGTCGCAAAAGAGAAGCACGGCGTGCAGAGAAGCTCAAAACAAAACGTCACGACGATGATTCTAGTTCAGATGGAGAGCATGCAGGAACTGGAAAGTCTCGTCCAGGTGATGACGAGGAGGCAGAAACTGAACAGAAGAAGCTTGAGATCGAGTTGAGGAAGAAGGCTCTTGAATCGCTCAAAGCAAAGAAGGGTATCAGTCACTGa